In the genome of Thunnus albacares chromosome 8, fThuAlb1.1, whole genome shotgun sequence, the window CCACTATCTCTGACAGCACTTCATAAGATAAATCACTCAGTATCTTCTGCAGTCTGCTCACAACCGGTGTAAGAGAGTGATTGACAGGATGGAGTCAATGAGAGAGGATGTAGAGAAACCATGACAGATGACAGATAAGTAAAGGAATGCTGCCACACATGTGACACTGAATACCAGTGTGGTGCAGAGATTGTGGAGATTAGGACAGGATCACCTGGAGGGAGGATACAGAAAGGACAAACTGGTAGTGGGTGTGTCCTGTATGGGCAGCTGtcataaaaacaggaaaaaaggagGACTGCATTTCATGACACACATGTCCCTTTGGAGACGGTTCTGTAGAAAGCCTGATACAACTTCAGTGGAAGAGGATTCCTCAGTTTGCTATCCATCTCAGCAATATGGGACAGACTAAACTGGGTAAAGACATCCCCACTTACCAAATCTGCATCTACATTTATCTCTGagttaatgactgatgtgtAATGTCTTGCTTTGATTGTCCTTAACAAAAGACAGTTAGCAGTGTAAAAGtgtttcttttgtcattatgcTTTGGGTGCTTTCATGTCCTTTATGTCTTTTACTGATGTTATGGTGTTAGAATAATAGCATGAAAATGATTCCTACCTTATTCTATTGTTTCTCGTTCCCTTGTTCAGCCCTTACAGCCAGAGTTTGACGTCATTAAGTGTTGGAGTCACATGCAGAATGTGAACAGATAGAAATCATGCAGCGTGGTCTCTGCTAGTTAAACCTGGTCAACCGGTCTGTTGAGAGTCTCTGGCTGCAGGCAATGCATGTCATGCGTGACAAACACGTGGTGACTTTACTCACTCACAAATCTCTACCAAAAGGCATTCAAGTAATTAAGTAGTACATTTGAATTGAATGAATAAGAATTTTGCTATTCTGCATCATTTAATGCATTAAAGACTCAACCTTTATCCAGTCTTTGAAGGGttttacatttcatatattATCGTGTGAGCAACCactcaaaatcaaatcaagaaatcaagaaaatcaatacatctttatttgtcaaacacattttttgtacaatgtGTAGTAAAATGCTAGATTGCCATGGTCCAAGATTGTGTAATAGCGTGTAAAATCACAGTCTAAGTGTCCGGACACGGTAATGCCATCTTCTTCTACTCCTGCTAATGacgtaaaacacacacacacacacacacacacagaaaaatattattaaggACATAATAAGTACAGGCTACCATTAAACAAAAGAACATGCAACATCATTTTAAATGGTTAAACAGTTTtgttcttgtcatttttttaggAGCTCGGAGCCCTGTATTGGAGGCCGCTGTAGGGTTTGCACTGGGAGCAGTGGGAGGCTGCATTCTTGGAGCCACAGAGGACCCAGTGGACAAGACCTTGTCTGTGATGACCTCATCTGGTCTACTGAAGCCAGTGATAGAGGAAGTCAGGATGGTGGGTGCTCTGGGATTGGGGACTCTTATTGGAACCACAGCACTGACCACAGCGATGACCTCTGTAGTAGCTGGTGTGAttctggcagcagcagtagcttcagtgtttgtggcCACGAGGAGCTGCGGAACGTCCCACACTGACTCTGCTGGCTTGTGGGCATCAGCAGGATTGGCTGGCGCTTTCGGGACAACACTCAGCGGAGCCACACTTGGGGTCGCTATTGAATGGATTGTGAAGAATTACGGCATGGTGGGCCTTTTGTGGGCACTGGGCATTTTCACTGTGCTCAAACCACCCCTGCACTTTGTATTTAAGCTCCTCTGGAAGCAGGGAGAGGCCTGTTGCACGCTGGGATCTGCAGATTGGGTCAGGGAGAGGGAACAGATTGAGATTACAGAGttgcagcagagacagagagtggcTGTGCAGATAGAGCAGAAGATCCTGACACTGGAGAAGGGAGGGAACACCAGCGGGAAGGAGCACATGACGACGTGGGTTGCTGAGcgaaggcagagagaggaaatagagaagaagaagacagagagtgAAGAGGCACAGATGGAGCAAAGAACCATCCAAGACTGGATCAACACAGTGGTGGTCAAACATGTGGACTTCTTGGCTTTCTCAGGGATCCCTATGACAGTGGTTGCCATTGTAACATCAGGGTTTGGGGTGTTTGGTTATGGAGGCCACCAGTCTGTGTTTATAGTGCTTCTGGCTTTGGTTGCAATCATAGCTTATTTGCTTCTGAAGTCATCTGACTTTAAGTTCTGGATGTTGGTAGGATGCATGGGAATGCTCGCAACATTTGTCATTGCCATGCTCACCCTACATGCTGGACAGGTGGTTGTAACAACTGCCATGAAGATGCGAGCGGCAGGGCAGAGTCAGTCCAGAGAAACCATCAGTGCTCGCATGAATCACCAATCCTCTCTGGAAGCTTTGAACACAGCTTTCTTTGGGGCGAAGCTGTGCCAGCTGGGTCTGGGGGCTACTGTGGGTGGGCCACTGGTGAGGCGAGCAGCTGGAGACAGCAAAGTCATAGTGGGGGCAGCTTTGGTGGCGGGGGGTTTACTGGCTGGGGTGGAGACTTTAGCTCCTGTGctgggagaaggagggaaagctgGAGCACTGCTGGGGGTGGTGGGGGCAGTAGGGGTGTCAGTGGGTGCAGTGGCAGCCATGGCGGGGCGGTGGTCCTCATGGCCAGGCACTTTGGGTACTTTAGCAGGGTTGGTTATTGGAGCATTAGGCATGGGAAAATGGCATATTGTCAACATCGGACTGCAGTTGCCTGTGGCCTACGTCTTTGCTATGACCAATCCATTCTGACACAACAGACGTTTAGATCCCATAGGCCTCGTGTTGATGCACTGAGTTGCCAGTTTGTCAATGGTACTAGTGACCTGTTTTTAGTTGCTTTACACTTTAAAGAATGAGTCTGATAGTATTTAAAGTTTTTCTTCaccaaatctcatgtgcagaccCAAACTGACAATGAATtaatctacttacaagtattgtgtgtgaatcaaagcctgatatatcttattcctctgtgccatagagctctgttgttgtccaaaaactattaaaaacacatcaatgagtcacactgttgcactgggtgacatgttccttcatgaACCATGAACATACAAGCTAGTTTATTTAAATTCAATCCCACACACTGTCCTGCcgccagaaatactcactagcacACCAAATATGGATTCATCcgttgctgaaaatagtccccaacaaatgcagtATTTCGTCCTGTTTGAATAACAttctaaaaactacagtgaccagctatTTTAGGACATTACTaagacttaaaaaaatgaaaccatatATCTTTGAGGCATATTTGCAGAATTACACCTTCAGTGAgatcagaaagtattgagagacagactaatacattgttggttttggtcttttcatggcatttgttgacaatgtgaaaaatatagaataacaccacATTGATCCTTTAAAGCATATCTTACCTGATTCCTATTTTGCTATAATTTGTCCATTATACCATGTCTATTTTCAGATTTGTTGAATCCTTCCCCTTAGACCTATTTGATCTTTCTTGCCTGAATGAGAATCTAAAACTAATGTAACAGAGATATCACGAAATCCAAAGCCTGTCTTTTAACATATATTGTGAACACTACATATTtgaattatacatatttttGAGAACCTGAGTGGCTTAATTAGCTAGGATCCATGCATGTATCTGCAAAGGTCAAAAATCTATTTACTCCAGAGGTCAAACATTTATCTGAATGGGACAGTCATTCAGGGAATTTAGCTCCAGAGTGGAAGAGTTGATGAGACTTCAGAATGAGCTTGTAAAAAAGAATAAGATGGGACAAAGAGGGtcttggtaaaaaaaacagacagaagttAAACTTTTAGTGTGTTACAAAAACTGTACCGCTGTAAAATATTTCATGTCTGTATACATAAGTTGTCGAGATACTTATCTTGAGAACAAGACAAgagaacaaaatgtcagaacctttttacataaataaatatttttgaatttttttgaatatttttatttctctgatttatttttggTCAGCAAAGGGGCCGCCATTTAAAAGACATGCCACCAATAATAAGAGCACAGTTCTCATGTGGGTCCATGATACATCCTAAGTTGTACATTGATATCTTGCAAGACTAAGATAACATTATTCTCAAATTCTAACATTCACATGAAAACTCTCTCTCACATTCCTTGGCAAGACGAACGGACCAGTTCAATCAGTTAAACAACCAGCCACTCCATTCATGTTGCCACTAGCATATTAAAGCTCTCACTTCTCCCAAGAGAATCCATCAAGTTCCAACACTGTCGACACATTAGAATTAACCTCATAAAATCCGTTTAAAGATCTATATTTAAAGAACAGATAAATTACATGACATTCTAATTACCCCTACATTCAATAAATACACACCCAAATTGGCACTGCAATTGAGGGAATTAAATGATCATTGataagtgttttcattttaatatcataTACAACAGTCTTACATTGTCAACACTATCATTTTCTGTAATCTTTcaacatacaaatacagatagGACAAGTTAAAGAGGAACTCCAGATTTACTTTACAAGTGTTGCAGGAGTGCTACTGCATACGTGAAAAATAAGTGTACAGATTTATAGGCACCACACAGAGCTAAATAAAAGTtcagtaaaataataatgatcaaaaaacaacaacaaaaggagaaataaataaaaagacaacaaagggTTGACAGAAGTGTATACCAAACTTAGCAGTCAGATTCTGCTCTCTTTTAGAATTTGTTTTCTCCATAAGTTATGAAAGAGACACAAGTCTTTatgaaaagtaagaaaacataGTTTAGTTTTAATCTTGACTCTTAATCTTGACTTATGCAAATATAATTTATCAAGTATTATAATACAtcattcacatgaaaaaaatgtttgactgtACATActggagttagaaagaagttaCCAGAACTCTGTAGcccactcctcatctctgctggaggctggCAGCTCCAGGCTATATTAGTAGAATTGTACCAGCTCTCTGCAGGAGAGAACACCAgacctacagtatgtgctgcatttagtttttctgtagagaaaaatgccaaaaccaAGGCACAAGGAATAATTTCATGGGTGAGTAGTTAGTACTTAATTCTACTGACACCAAGATGTTGAATTTAATGTACCGTTATCACTTTAAGCAATGTTAAGTGGCTATTAATCTTTATTGTAGGATGTTCTATTGCAACTTTATGAGTAAAGTGAATTTGTAGTTTctatttattactatttattattcCATTTATTGACAGCAAACCTGGATATAGCCACATGCCCACATGGGAGCCAGCCAGTGTCCAAGCACCTACCTGATGATCTCCCTCAAAGAACAAACGCTGCTATCACGTTGACTAAACTTATATGAGAATAGAGCTAAATTCATATTGTTTATGTctctcatacacaaacatgcagcccacattttcatttcctgctgcttttgGGTTTGTTTCTACACTTTTTTGTGctcttcttttttgtcttgGAAATACCTGCACTAACTGATTAATGGAATTTCCATTCATGGCAGTATCACCTACATGTGATGAAATACATGTAGTATGAGACAGAATGTAGCAAAACCTGTTTTCATGGTGAACTGCTGTATGTCTGCACCTCCAGATGAAGAAATTCAACTGTAAAATCCTAAGGAAACAAAACTCTCAGTACTCTACCTGCCATTTTACtagagagaaaatgaatcactTCAATATTCGAAAGTCTATGAGTCACTGAAAGATTTCTATGAAAATGTTCTAAACACAGTGATGTTATTCTTcccagcagtggtggaagaaatattcagatccttcacttaagtaaaattaCCAATATAGCAAtgttaaaatactccattacaagtaaaagtcctgcattcaaaatcctactacagtaaaagtacataagtattatgagcttgatgtagttaaagtactgcagtaaaagtagtggtttggtccctctgactgatatattattatatatgacatcattagattattaatagtgaagcatcagtgttagagcagcatgttactgttgtagctgctggaggtggagctagtttacactactttatatacagttagctagtttagtctaTTGGTTCTCAActtaggggtcgggcccctccaaagggtcagcagataaatctgaggggtcgtgagatgattaatgggagaggaaagaagaaaaaacaaagttctgatacacaaatctgttttcactttttggactttttctctaatctttgatttttgctgaaatattggatcatttgaacatttattgaaatgaaagcatgtgagaagtttagagggaaaaatcactatttggtgaagctgttaacaactcatagacatgtgaaatgtgaccccgactacacactgctttttgtaagacgtcaaaagccaaaaaggttggaaaccactggtttcatctttaataatgtgttgtattttaaaagcttgttatattatccattgtgtcaaatcttcatctgaaaaataactaaagctgtcaaataaatgtagtggagtggaaagtacaatatttccctctgaaatttagtggagtggaagtataaagtagcatcacatggaaatactcaagtaaaatacaagtacctcaaaactgtacttaattacaatacttgagtaaatgtacttagttactttcaaCCACTGTCTCTCAATTTGGGGGTTCATGTTTTATTAAGGTGGATATATTATAGGTCTATTGACtacaaaaaagcaa includes:
- the LOC122987176 gene encoding uncharacterized protein LOC122987176; the protein is MGQTKLGARSPVLEAAVGFALGAVGGCILGATEDPVDKTLSVMTSSGLLKPVIEEVRMVGALGLGTLIGTTALTTAMTSVVAGVILAAAVASVFVATRSCGTSHTDSAGLWASAGLAGAFGTTLSGATLGVAIEWIVKNYGMVGLLWALGIFTVLKPPLHFVFKLLWKQGEACCTLGSADWVREREQIEITELQQRQRVAVQIEQKILTLEKGGNTSGKEHMTTWVAERRQREEIEKKKTESEEAQMEQRTIQDWINTVVVKHVDFLAFSGIPMTVVAIVTSGFGVFGYGGHQSVFIVLLALVAIIAYLLLKSSDFKFWMLVGCMGMLATFVIAMLTLHAGQVVVTTAMKMRAAGQSQSRETISARMNHQSSLEALNTAFFGAKLCQLGLGATVGGPLVRRAAGDSKVIVGAALVAGGLLAGVETLAPVLGEGGKAGALLGVVGAVGVSVGAVAAMAGRWSSWPGTLGTLAGLVIGALGMGKWHIVNIGLQLPVAYVFAMTNPF